The Rickettsiales bacterium genome includes a region encoding these proteins:
- a CDS encoding DUF1905 domain-containing protein, with protein sequence MKKYQITASLWKYKGKAAWYFITLPKEISEEIKFFCSHINIPFGSLPVEVKIGETTWKTSIFPDNKAGSYLLPVKSLIRKKEKLAEGDAVSFSLKIME encoded by the coding sequence GTGAAAAAATACCAAATAACCGCTAGCTTATGGAAATATAAAGGTAAAGCCGCTTGGTACTTTATAACTTTACCGAAAGAGATTTCTGAGGAAATAAAATTTTTCTGTTCACACATTAATATACCGTTTGGCTCGCTTCCGGTTGAGGTAAAAATAGGGGAAACCACTTGGAAAACCTCTATATTCCCTGACAACAAAGCCGGTTCTTACTTGCTTCCCGTAAAATCATTAATCCGCAAAAAAGAAAAACTTGCTGAAGGAGACGCTGTATCATTTTCCCTAAAGATAATGGAGTAG
- the nusA gene encoding transcription termination factor NusA, with product MSANQPIYGSSELLQIADAVAREKGLPKEAVIEAMEQAVQVAGRRKYGHEHNIRAEIDKKSGEILLYRVRTVVEEVENEITELTLEQAKKINSDLEIGDEIKDLLPPIDFGRVAAQTAKQVVLQKVRDAEREKQYEEFKDRVGEIASGVVKRVEYGNVVVDFGRTEAVIRRDDLIPREIFRTGDRIRAYIADVRREKSGPQIFLSRTHPEFLAKLFAQEVPEIYDGIITIKAVARDPGSRAKLAVISRDVSVNPVLSCVGVRGSRVQAVVGELQGEKIDIIEWSADPANFVVNALSSAEVSKVVIDEAKERIEVVVPDDQLSKAIGSRGQNVRLASQLVGWNIDILTEAAESERSTEEFNKLSALFVEALDVEEVIAHLLVAEGFTSIEEVAYIPIEDLIAIEGFDENVSEELHKRARDYLASEQEKREARLKEIGVEDSLINFLNDKSSFDPEWLENLGNNKVLTLDDFADLSTDELQEIMPKDALSHDDAGALIMEARESWDN from the coding sequence ATGAGCGCTAATCAACCTATTTATGGAAGCAGTGAGTTACTACAGATAGCTGACGCGGTCGCCCGCGAGAAAGGCTTGCCCAAAGAAGCGGTTATTGAGGCTATGGAGCAAGCGGTTCAAGTCGCTGGTCGCCGTAAATATGGCCATGAGCACAATATACGCGCGGAAATTGATAAGAAAAGTGGTGAGATATTGCTGTATCGGGTGCGTACGGTTGTTGAGGAAGTTGAAAATGAAATTACCGAACTTACACTTGAGCAAGCGAAAAAGATAAACTCTGACCTAGAAATAGGTGATGAGATAAAAGACCTGCTTCCACCGATTGATTTCGGTAGGGTAGCGGCACAAACCGCTAAACAAGTTGTATTACAAAAGGTTCGTGACGCTGAGCGTGAAAAACAATACGAGGAATTCAAGGACAGAGTTGGTGAAATCGCTAGCGGTGTCGTGAAACGTGTTGAATATGGCAATGTAGTGGTTGATTTTGGTCGCACCGAAGCGGTGATACGCCGTGATGATCTTATCCCACGTGAGATATTTAGAACTGGTGACCGTATCCGCGCTTACATAGCGGACGTAAGACGTGAGAAATCTGGTCCACAGATATTCTTGTCGCGTACTCATCCTGAGTTCCTAGCTAAATTGTTCGCGCAAGAAGTTCCAGAAATATATGATGGTATTATAACTATAAAAGCGGTCGCTCGTGACCCTGGTTCACGCGCTAAATTAGCTGTTATATCACGTGATGTAAGTGTTAATCCGGTATTATCATGTGTTGGTGTTCGTGGGAGTCGCGTGCAAGCGGTTGTTGGTGAGCTACAAGGAGAAAAAATAGACATTATAGAATGGTCAGCGGATCCGGCTAATTTTGTGGTAAACGCTCTTTCTTCCGCTGAGGTAAGTAAAGTTGTGATTGATGAGGCGAAAGAACGTATTGAGGTAGTAGTGCCAGACGATCAACTATCAAAGGCTATTGGTAGTCGTGGTCAGAATGTCCGCCTTGCCTCACAACTGGTTGGATGGAATATTGACATACTAACAGAGGCGGCTGAGTCAGAGCGTAGCACGGAAGAATTCAATAAACTATCAGCTCTGTTTGTAGAAGCGCTAGACGTTGAGGAGGTTATCGCTCATCTGTTGGTAGCTGAAGGATTTACCTCTATTGAGGAAGTGGCTTACATACCAATAGAAGATCTGATAGCTATTGAGGGATTTGATGAAAATGTCTCAGAAGAATTGCATAAGCGCGCGCGTGATTATCTAGCTTCTGAACAAGAAAAACGGGAAGCTAGGCTAAAAGAGATAGGAGTTGAAGATTCGTTGATTAATTTCCTAAATGACAAGTCATCATTTGATCCTGAATGGCTAGAGAATCTTGGAAACAACAAGGTTTTAACCCTTGATGATTTCGCTGATTTATCAACTGATGAATTACAAGAGATTATGCCAAAAGACGCTCTTAGCCATGATGATGCTGGAGCACTCATTATGGAAGCAAGAGAGTCTTGGGATAATTAA
- the scpA gene encoding methylmalonyl-CoA mutase gives MVDFPKKTISDWQKLAQKDLGVDKEGNAIPLENLNWETAEGFTVKPIYTAEDLDGLEDTNTIAGFAPFARGPRATMYTVRPWTVRQYAGFSTAEESNAFYKRNLAAGQKGLSVAFDLATHRGYDSDHPRVVGDVGKAGVAIDSVEDMKILFDGIPLDKMSVSMTMNGAVLPILASYIVAGLEQGVKLEQLSGTIQNDILKEFMVRNTYIYPPEPSMRIVADIIEYTAKNMPKFNSISISGYHMHEAGATAVQELAYTIADGEEYVKAALSKGLNVDDFAPRLSFFFAIGMNFFMEIAKLRAARLLWAKTMAKYNPKKPMSSALRTHCQTSGVSLTEKDPYNNVVRTTIEALAAALGGTQSLHTNALDEAIALPTDFSARIARNTQLILQHEAGITKTVDPLGGSYYIESLTASLVKHAEELIAEANELGGMTKAIEAGIPKQKIEESAARKQARIDRAEDIIVGVNKYQLAKEDPIDILDVDNSKVRKSQIERINNVRANRDKLACEKALAELTKAAKDNSGNLLELAVEAARARATVGEISESLEKIYGRYNASVKTISGVYGAVYDSDDSLKPIRDKVSKFAENEGRRPRILVAKMGQDGHDRGAKVIATAFADMGFDVDVGSLFATPEEVARQAVENDVHIVGVSSHAAGHKTLVPQLIAALKEAGRGDILVVCGGVIPAQDYPVLEQAGVSAIFGPGTNIPLAAEKLLELLGKQ, from the coding sequence ATGGTGGATTTTCCTAAGAAAACTATTTCTGACTGGCAAAAGCTAGCGCAAAAAGATTTAGGAGTTGATAAGGAGGGAAATGCCATTCCTCTGGAAAATCTGAACTGGGAGACAGCGGAAGGTTTTACAGTAAAGCCCATCTATACAGCGGAAGATTTAGACGGTTTAGAGGACACCAACACTATAGCGGGATTCGCTCCTTTCGCGCGGGGACCTCGCGCTACTATGTATACTGTACGTCCATGGACGGTGCGGCAATATGCTGGTTTTTCTACCGCTGAGGAGTCTAATGCCTTTTACAAGCGAAACTTGGCGGCCGGACAAAAGGGGCTTTCAGTCGCTTTTGATCTGGCAACTCATAGAGGTTATGACTCGGATCATCCAAGAGTAGTCGGTGATGTTGGCAAGGCCGGAGTCGCTATTGACTCAGTGGAGGACATGAAGATATTGTTTGATGGTATACCGCTTGATAAGATGAGCGTGTCAATGACCATGAATGGAGCAGTACTTCCCATACTAGCTAGTTACATAGTAGCTGGTTTAGAACAGGGCGTAAAGTTAGAGCAGCTTTCCGGTACGATACAAAATGACATTCTAAAAGAATTTATGGTGCGTAATACCTATATTTACCCGCCAGAGCCGAGTATGAGGATTGTCGCTGATATTATAGAATATACCGCGAAGAATATGCCAAAGTTCAACTCAATATCAATTTCCGGTTATCATATGCATGAGGCGGGAGCGACAGCGGTTCAAGAACTCGCCTATACCATAGCTGATGGTGAGGAGTACGTAAAAGCCGCTCTTAGCAAGGGACTTAACGTTGATGATTTTGCCCCTCGCCTATCGTTCTTTTTTGCTATCGGCATGAATTTCTTTATGGAAATAGCCAAACTCCGTGCCGCTCGCCTACTCTGGGCGAAAACTATGGCGAAATATAACCCGAAAAAACCAATGTCGTCGGCACTGCGTACCCATTGCCAGACTTCCGGCGTATCACTTACTGAAAAAGACCCGTATAATAATGTTGTACGTACAACTATTGAGGCATTGGCGGCGGCTCTTGGCGGCACGCAGTCACTACATACTAACGCTCTGGATGAGGCAATCGCCCTACCCACTGATTTTTCCGCGCGTATCGCCCGCAACACTCAGCTTATATTACAGCATGAGGCTGGAATTACCAAAACCGTAGACCCTCTTGGTGGTAGCTATTATATTGAGTCGCTGACCGCTAGCCTCGTAAAACACGCTGAGGAGCTAATAGCGGAAGCAAATGAGCTAGGAGGGATGACGAAAGCTATTGAAGCGGGAATCCCTAAGCAGAAAATTGAGGAATCAGCGGCACGCAAGCAAGCAAGAATTGATCGGGCGGAAGATATTATAGTTGGTGTAAACAAGTATCAATTAGCTAAGGAAGACCCAATAGATATTTTGGATGTTGATAATAGCAAGGTAAGAAAATCACAGATAGAGAGAATTAATAACGTAAGGGCAAACCGTGATAAGTTGGCTTGCGAAAAAGCGTTGGCGGAACTTACTAAAGCGGCAAAAGATAATAGTGGTAACTTGCTAGAATTAGCGGTAGAGGCGGCTAGGGCAAGAGCAACCGTTGGTGAAATATCAGAGTCTTTAGAGAAAATTTATGGGCGTTACAACGCTAGCGTTAAAACAATATCAGGAGTATATGGCGCGGTGTATGATAGTGATGATAGCTTAAAACCAATTCGTGATAAAGTGTCCAAATTCGCTGAGAATGAAGGACGCAGACCACGTATATTAGTCGCCAAGATGGGACAAGATGGGCATGACAGAGGCGCGAAAGTAATCGCCACCGCCTTTGCTGATATGGGTTTTGATGTCGATGTTGGATCGTTATTTGCCACGCCAGAGGAAGTCGCGAGACAAGCGGTGGAAAATGACGTGCATATCGTTGGGGTTTCCAGCCACGCCGCTGGTCATAAAACCCTCGTCCCGCAATTAATAGCGGCGCTAAAGGAAGCTGGTCGTGGTGATATTTTAGTAGTTTGTGGTGGAGTAATACCGGCGCAGGATTATCCGGTGCTGGAACAGGCGGGAGTTTCCGCTATTTTTGGTCCTGGTACTAATATACCACTAGCGGCAGAGAAATTACTGGAATTGCTTGGAAAACAGTGA
- the infB gene encoding translation initiation factor IF-2, whose translation MSDSDNNAKKDTLKVGKPNRLQLTKTVESGKVKQNFTHGRSKTVTVEVRKTRTFTQGKRGAPMVEVKKNKGILSSADIDDPMSQLTPEERESRLKALKLAEERQEYEKNKPQPTKTKDEDDGLKNDKEAGEKTDTINEPVEVEKKPKRRSDITIPAPSGIVTPIKARQSENEKPKEQPSSAHKLSGKSSHDFSDGEESNKKEKSGKLRLRGGEDRRSSGKITVHQALSNIEEQRVRSLASIKRAREKALKKAMNKPTESEKVIREVVIPETINVSELANRMAERTVDVIKSLMKLGIMATASQSIDADTAELVVGEFGHKFKRVTEGDVENILKDDEGDDAKDLRPRPPIVTIMGHVDHGKTSLLDALRMTDVVAKEAGGITQHIGAYQVSVENGQKVTFLDTPGHEAFTAMRARGAKITDIVILVVAADDGIMEQTKEAINHAKAAEVPIVVAINKIDKVGADPARVKQELMQYNLIAEEFGGDVMVVEISAKTRQNLDKLVEALLLQAEILELKANPDRMASGIVVEAKLDQGKGVVATILIQKGTLKVGDVVVAGIANGKVRNMLDDKGNPISEAIPGTPVVILGLNTAPDAGDIFSVVENEKVARDISEYRTRTIREKNVALSTRSLDNLFGEAAGTGAKELPVIIKADVHGSVEAIASSITKYSDNEVAVRVLHSAVGGISESDITLAKSTGALIIAFNVRAAPKAKELAAKENINIRYYSIIYNVVDDVKAMLSGMLSPILKENFLGYAQIREVFNISKIGKVAGCIVTEGIIKRGAKVRLLRDNVVIHEGALKTLKRFKDEVKEVKSGLECGMAFENYDDIRADDQIEAFEIEETARTI comes from the coding sequence ATGTCGGATAGTGATAATAACGCAAAAAAAGATACGCTCAAAGTTGGCAAGCCTAATCGCCTGCAACTTACCAAGACTGTTGAAAGCGGCAAGGTAAAGCAAAATTTTACGCATGGGCGCTCCAAAACGGTTACTGTTGAGGTTCGTAAAACCCGTACCTTTACTCAAGGTAAGCGTGGCGCTCCGATGGTTGAGGTGAAAAAGAACAAAGGAATTTTATCGTCAGCTGATATTGACGATCCTATGTCACAGCTTACTCCTGAAGAGCGTGAAAGCCGCTTAAAAGCTTTGAAACTAGCGGAAGAACGGCAAGAGTATGAAAAAAATAAACCACAACCTACCAAGACAAAAGATGAAGATGATGGTCTAAAGAACGATAAAGAAGCTGGTGAAAAAACCGACACGATTAATGAACCGGTCGAAGTAGAGAAAAAACCAAAACGTAGATCTGATATAACAATACCTGCTCCTTCGGGAATAGTCACTCCTATTAAGGCAAGGCAAAGTGAAAATGAAAAGCCTAAGGAACAGCCATCTTCCGCACATAAGCTCTCCGGTAAATCATCGCATGATTTTTCTGACGGTGAGGAGAGCAATAAAAAAGAAAAATCAGGGAAATTAAGGCTACGTGGCGGTGAGGACAGAAGGTCATCGGGTAAAATCACTGTCCATCAAGCTCTATCAAATATTGAGGAACAAAGAGTTCGTTCGCTTGCCTCAATCAAAAGGGCTCGTGAAAAAGCTCTAAAGAAGGCGATGAATAAACCAACGGAAAGTGAAAAAGTCATTCGCGAAGTCGTAATACCTGAGACTATAAATGTCTCGGAACTCGCTAATAGAATGGCTGAACGTACTGTTGACGTAATAAAATCATTGATGAAACTTGGTATAATGGCAACCGCCTCGCAATCTATAGATGCTGACACGGCAGAGCTTGTTGTTGGTGAGTTTGGTCATAAATTCAAGCGTGTTACTGAAGGTGATGTTGAGAATATACTAAAAGATGATGAGGGAGATGACGCGAAAGATCTTCGTCCACGTCCGCCAATAGTTACTATAATGGGACATGTTGATCATGGAAAAACCTCATTGCTAGATGCGTTACGTATGACTGACGTGGTGGCAAAAGAGGCTGGCGGTATTACTCAACATATAGGCGCGTATCAGGTTAGTGTTGAAAATGGGCAGAAAGTGACTTTTCTTGATACACCAGGTCATGAGGCGTTTACCGCTATGCGCGCTCGTGGCGCTAAAATAACGGATATTGTAATATTAGTTGTTGCCGCTGATGACGGTATTATGGAACAGACCAAAGAAGCTATAAATCACGCTAAGGCCGCTGAGGTTCCTATTGTCGTCGCGATTAATAAAATTGACAAGGTTGGCGCGGATCCAGCTAGGGTGAAGCAAGAATTGATGCAATACAACTTAATCGCTGAAGAGTTTGGTGGTGACGTGATGGTGGTTGAGATTTCAGCGAAAACCAGACAGAATCTTGATAAGTTAGTAGAAGCTCTGTTATTGCAAGCGGAGATTTTGGAGCTTAAGGCGAATCCAGACCGGATGGCAAGCGGAATAGTGGTTGAGGCTAAACTTGATCAAGGTAAAGGTGTGGTAGCTACTATACTTATCCAAAAAGGTACGTTGAAAGTGGGTGATGTGGTAGTGGCAGGTATAGCTAACGGTAAAGTCCGTAATATGCTTGATGATAAAGGAAATCCTATATCAGAGGCGATACCAGGAACACCAGTTGTAATACTTGGGCTTAACACCGCTCCTGATGCTGGTGATATTTTCTCGGTAGTTGAGAATGAGAAAGTGGCGAGGGATATTTCTGAGTATAGAACACGTACTATAAGAGAAAAAAATGTAGCTCTATCAACTCGCTCTTTAGATAATTTGTTCGGGGAAGCCGCTGGTACTGGCGCTAAAGAATTACCGGTTATAATAAAAGCCGATGTGCATGGCTCGGTTGAGGCGATCGCCTCCTCAATAACAAAATATTCTGATAATGAGGTTGCGGTTCGGGTTTTACACAGCGCCGTTGGGGGTATTTCTGAATCCGACATAACATTAGCTAAGTCCACTGGTGCTTTAATTATCGCTTTTAACGTGAGAGCCGCCCCTAAAGCCAAAGAACTCGCCGCGAAAGAAAATATCAACATACGCTATTACTCAATTATATATAATGTGGTGGATGATGTAAAAGCCATGCTTTCTGGTATGCTATCCCCGATACTTAAAGAGAATTTTCTTGGCTATGCTCAGATCCGTGAAGTATTTAACATTAGTAAAATTGGTAAGGTGGCTGGTTGTATCGTAACTGAAGGTATAATAAAGCGTGGCGCTAAAGTTAGATTGTTACGTGATAACGTAGTTATACATGAAGGAGCCCTTAAAACCCTCAAACGCTTTAAGGATGAGGTAAAAGAAGTTAAAAGCGGCTTAGAGTGCGGGATGGCGTTTGAGAATTATGATGACATAAGGGCTGATGATCAGATAGAGGCTTTTGAGATAGAAGAAACCGCACGGACAATATAG
- a CDS encoding glycosyl hydrolase 108 family protein: protein MSVNKENDGMENGNNLDISGMLARVNDSERGKNVKFAFSNHGAADPATYNGVTIDTMRQSNDPAFRKITEAQMKAMGGVAYFAPVFEKEHGREINIKNEEDLAAYNRWSLQKAGKHGVEPLKMETVNTLSEENINKFFVENYFDKAGINAVKDNRVQYVLFDMSINFGAGSEKRNNGMAGILKRTLDKDFPEATGNNIFERANNVDGRELIKSLAEERLATYERIIEKNPLKAEFRNGWRNRTKNVTEQALNEEFNVADLGSENTVSRYSKRNKTYGVSGIADGSFFDADSSFWQSILGIVKDLIAAITNLFSDDKKVTMASADSGGREFNTASITPPPSTPSGGKSVISNPRIG, encoded by the coding sequence ATGAGTGTGAATAAAGAAAATGATGGTATGGAAAACGGAAATAACTTAGATATTTCCGGTATGTTGGCTCGTGTAAATGATTCTGAAAGAGGAAAAAATGTAAAATTTGCTTTTTCTAATCATGGTGCTGCTGACCCTGCAACATATAATGGTGTCACTATTGATACAATGCGGCAAAGTAATGATCCCGCATTCAGAAAAATAACTGAAGCACAAATGAAGGCAATGGGTGGGGTGGCATATTTTGCGCCTGTTTTTGAAAAAGAGCATGGGAGAGAAATTAACATTAAAAACGAGGAAGATCTCGCCGCGTATAATAGATGGAGTTTACAGAAAGCGGGGAAACATGGAGTTGAACCGTTGAAGATGGAAACGGTGAATACTCTTTCCGAAGAAAATATCAATAAATTCTTTGTAGAAAATTATTTTGATAAAGCAGGAATTAACGCTGTTAAAGACAATAGAGTACAGTATGTTTTATTTGATATGAGTATAAATTTTGGTGCCGGTTCTGAAAAAAGAAATAACGGTATGGCAGGAATATTGAAGAGAACACTGGACAAAGATTTTCCTGAAGCTACTGGAAATAATATTTTTGAAAGAGCAAATAATGTTGATGGAAGAGAGCTAATTAAAAGTCTAGCGGAAGAAAGACTCGCAACTTACGAACGTATTATTGAAAAAAACCCTCTCAAAGCAGAGTTTCGTAATGGTTGGCGTAACAGAACAAAAAATGTTACCGAGCAAGCGTTAAATGAAGAGTTTAATGTTGCGGATCTAGGGAGCGAGAATACTGTTTCAAGATATTCAAAAAGAAATAAAACTTATGGTGTTAGTGGTATTGCTGATGGTTCGTTTTTTGATGCTGATTCAAGTTTCTGGCAATCAATATTAGGTATAGTAAAAGATTTAATCGCAGCCATTACCAACTTGTTTTCTGACGATAAGAAAGTAACTATGGCAAGCGCCGATAGTGGCGGCAGAGAATTTAATACCGCTTCCATTACCCCACCACCATCTACTCCATCTGGTGGTAAGTCGGTAATTTCTAATCCAAGAATAGGGTGA
- the rimP gene encoding ribosome maturation factor RimP — translation MDIISRITDIIEPSVNSLGYSLVQIKLTESARRKTLTIMAEKADDSIMGFDDCAKISDTVSALLDVDDPLSGAYNLEVCSPGVDRPLIKPDDYSKFTGYEIKLETIMPIERRKRFRGILQELEKHDDGYAISLECDDGITARIAHDNIRFAKLVMTDALVEEYLSKQNSEKKIDKKSGRKASKKLKEKQDNVQI, via the coding sequence GTGGATATTATATCACGCATAACCGATATTATTGAGCCTTCAGTCAATTCTCTTGGCTATAGTTTGGTACAAATAAAGCTTACTGAAAGCGCCCGCCGTAAGACGCTTACTATCATGGCGGAAAAGGCGGACGATAGTATAATGGGATTTGACGACTGCGCTAAGATAAGCGACACGGTATCGGCTTTGCTTGATGTTGATGATCCGCTATCTGGCGCTTATAATTTGGAAGTATGCTCACCCGGAGTTGACAGACCTCTGATTAAACCGGATGATTATTCTAAATTTACTGGTTATGAGATAAAGCTAGAGACTATTATGCCCATAGAAAGGCGCAAACGTTTTCGTGGCATACTACAAGAGTTAGAAAAACATGATGATGGTTACGCTATATCGCTAGAGTGTGATGATGGTATTACCGCTAGGATAGCTCACGATAATATACGTTTTGCCAAGTTAGTAATGACTGACGCGCTGGTTGAGGAATATTTAAGCAAACAAAATAGTGAGAAGAAAATTGATAAAAAATCTGGAAGAAAAGCTAGTAAAAAGCTAAAAGAGAAACAAGATAACGTACAAATATAA
- a CDS encoding type II secretion system protein, with product MLEFSKKQQNRIVGFSLLELSIVLLILGLMIGGIMSVLTQETRQRKQDDFTRKMTAIEDALAAFVKKNKALPCPADATYLVTNQYFGVEGGTTGAGSCVNGATYDGNGNRTADTTPPTANFISGNVVGGVVPVRSLGLADEYAFDPWGGRFSYHVDRRFTATNAFDTYQLNNSTGGITVNDTAGNTRSANAIAVVISHGENGHGAFQLSGVRKTAGSTNSNEQTNCHCDSSATAAAYSTTFIMGRATTTDNTDLRASFDDITRYYTRGSFFTNSDVVTEKY from the coding sequence ATGTTAGAATTTTCTAAGAAACAACAAAATAGGATAGTAGGCTTTTCACTGCTTGAGCTTTCAATCGTCTTGCTAATATTAGGCTTAATGATTGGTGGGATAATGTCTGTGCTAACGCAAGAAACAAGGCAGAGAAAACAAGATGATTTTACGCGGAAAATGACAGCGATAGAAGACGCTCTTGCCGCTTTCGTAAAGAAGAATAAGGCTCTACCATGTCCGGCGGACGCTACTTATCTCGTAACTAACCAGTATTTTGGTGTGGAAGGTGGAACTACCGGAGCTGGAAGTTGTGTAAACGGTGCTACTTACGATGGAAATGGTAACAGAACCGCTGATACCACACCGCCAACCGCTAATTTTATTAGCGGTAATGTAGTAGGGGGAGTAGTGCCTGTGCGCTCGCTCGGACTTGCTGATGAATATGCTTTTGACCCATGGGGCGGCAGATTTTCCTACCATGTTGACCGCCGTTTTACCGCGACTAACGCTTTTGATACCTACCAGCTAAATAACAGCACAGGTGGTATAACCGTAAATGATACCGCAGGTAATACCCGTTCGGCAAACGCTATAGCGGTAGTTATATCACACGGGGAAAATGGGCATGGAGCGTTCCAGCTAAGTGGTGTTCGTAAAACCGCCGGATCCACCAATAGCAATGAGCAAACAAACTGCCACTGCGACAGCTCAGCGACCGCCGCCGCTTACTCAACCACTTTCATAATGGGCAGAGCGACAACTACCGATAATACCGATTTAAGAGCCTCATTTGATGATATAACTAGATATTATACACGTGGCAGCTTTTTTACCAATAGCGATGTTGTTACGGAAAAATATTGA
- a CDS encoding RsmB/NOP family class I SAM-dependent RNA methyltransferase yields MTPSARIQSSIELFDQILDSWQTEKRFPADKLIERYFKSRRYIGSKDRGFIAELVYWALRHKAEIEWYLENGNQICEGRSFVIVTLILKDNKTLKDIVTLCDGEKYSPAKLNGKEQDFIENLIQIKRPTEPDIPKNIRLNYPIWLEDKLVERFAENLEAAMLTMNEQAPTDLRVNTLKISRDELLTKLQKEGFDCEATPISPLGIRLKKRMPIFTSEYFKKGCFEVQDEGSQILALLTEAKPAMKVIDFCAGAGGKTLAIAAMMNNKGRILAWDKSEKRLDQIKPRLKRAGVDNVQTHVISSEHDSFIKRHKSSADRVLVDAPCSGSGTWRRNPDLKWRFNENDLNEVTAIQQSILQSSARLTKEGGRLIYATCSLFRDENENQIENFLNNNNSFRLLPASEALKDNIAVNQLCDTPYFIVSPYRNNTDGFFAAILERV; encoded by the coding sequence ATGACTCCATCCGCACGAATACAATCATCCATAGAACTATTTGACCAGATACTTGATAGCTGGCAGACAGAGAAACGCTTTCCAGCTGATAAGCTTATAGAGAGATATTTCAAATCCCGTCGTTACATTGGCTCAAAAGATAGAGGTTTTATCGCCGAGCTTGTATATTGGGCACTCCGTCATAAAGCGGAAATAGAATGGTATCTGGAAAATGGCAACCAGATATGTGAGGGGCGTTCTTTTGTAATTGTCACACTAATATTGAAAGATAATAAAACCCTAAAGGATATTGTCACTCTGTGTGATGGGGAGAAATACTCACCAGCAAAGCTAAATGGCAAAGAACAAGATTTTATTGAAAATCTTATCCAAATCAAACGCCCCACTGAACCTGATATTCCTAAAAATATACGTCTTAATTACCCCATTTGGCTTGAGGACAAGCTTGTAGAAAGATTCGCGGAAAATCTGGAAGCGGCGATGCTCACCATGAATGAACAAGCTCCAACTGACCTACGCGTGAACACCCTGAAAATAAGTCGTGATGAGTTACTTACGAAGCTACAGAAAGAAGGTTTTGACTGTGAAGCAACTCCGATTTCTCCACTTGGCATCCGCCTTAAAAAACGTATGCCGATTTTCACCTCAGAATATTTCAAAAAAGGTTGTTTTGAGGTACAGGACGAAGGCTCACAAATATTAGCTTTACTTACCGAAGCAAAACCAGCGATGAAAGTAATTGATTTTTGCGCTGGTGCCGGCGGTAAAACTCTAGCGATTGCCGCTATGATGAATAATAAAGGGCGAATACTGGCGTGGGATAAATCAGAAAAACGTCTCGACCAGATAAAACCACGCTTGAAACGGGCGGGTGTTGATAACGTACAAACACATGTTATATCGTCCGAGCATGACTCATTTATAAAACGTCATAAATCCTCAGCGGATAGGGTATTAGTGGACGCGCCATGTAGTGGCAGCGGTACGTGGCGACGTAATCCCGACCTTAAATGGCGATTTAATGAAAATGATTTGAATGAAGTTACAGCTATTCAGCAGTCAATATTGCAAAGCTCGGCAAGACTTACCAAAGAAGGCGGTAGGTTGATTTACGCTACATGCTCACTATTTAGGGATGAGAATGAGAATCAGATAGAAAATTTCTTGAATAATAACAACAGTTTTAGACTATTACCCGCAAGTGAGGCATTAAAGGATAACATAGCAGTTAACCAGCTATGCGATACTCCATATTTTATTGTATCTCCTTACAGAAACAATACTGATGGATTTTTCGCCGCGATATTGGAAAGAGTCTGA